A single Hippopotamus amphibius kiboko isolate mHipAmp2 chromosome 5, mHipAmp2.hap2, whole genome shotgun sequence DNA region contains:
- the SEC31B gene encoding protein transport protein Sec31B isoform X2, with protein MKLKELERPAVQVWSPASQYPVYLATGTAAQQLDASFSTDGTLEIFEVDFRDPSLDLKRKGVLSASSRFHKLIWGTFDNGLLEGSGVIAGGGDNGMLTVYNVTHILSSGKEPVIAQRQKHTGAVRALDFNPFQGNLLASGAGDSEIFIWDLNNLSVPMTPGSKSQPPEDIKALSWNRQVQHILSSAHPSGKAVVWDLRKNEPIIKVSDHSNRMHCSGLAWHPDTATQLVLCSEDDRLPVIQLWDLRFASSPLKVLESHSRGILSVSWSHADPELLLSSAKDNQILCWNLGSSEVVYKLPTLSSWCFDLQWCPRDPSVFSAASFDGWISLYSVMGRSWEVQQMRQADKISSSFSKGQPLPPLQVPEQVAQASLIPPLKKPPKWMRRPAGVLFAFGGKLVTFGLPSNPVHQIPQPCLRLVFISQVTTEPEFLMRSAELQEALGSGSLLNYCQNKIQQASLQSEKMLWQFLKVTLEKDSRMKFLKLLGYSKDELQKRVATWLKSDLGLGESPQPKEDDLNSNRQQAFCIQTSKHTTEEVSASSTFFGELVPQNMTPWEIPITEDTDGLLSQALLLGELGPAVKLCLKEERFADAIILAQAGGADLLKQTQECYLAKKKTRIAPLLACVIQKNWKDMVCACSLKNWREALALLLTYSGPEKFPELCDMLGTRMEQEGGRALTSEARLCYVCSGSVERLVECWAKCHRTSSPMALQDLMEKVMVLNRSLRLLQGPDGVSPGPATTYRITQYANLLAAQGSLVTAMSYLPSDCAQPPIQQLRDRLFHAQGSGLLGQQSPPFPSPRVAVGATPHSQEASSPRLGFQSSHQVPTASLRPRILTPPSSLVMPLTPSHPSPYQGSRVQNTSDYRPSGFQEAQPLPLVPGVRPALSQPQLLGGQRAQAPNPMGFPGTWPLPSPPTAPPDMMQPGSASLPEAPQLRPLLPVRAPGFGPMRSQPLAPPVSFSVARPPGGPGAPCASDFPMTGILTPHPGPQDSLKNAPVPRGNLQRKKLPETFMPPAPITAPVMCLAPEPRGVHSSQPAVPSVSHAPPGAPGELSLQQLQRPPEKMDRKELPPEHQLLKISFQALLQRCSLSATDLKTKRKLDEAAQRLECLYEKLCEGTLSPPVLAGLHEVARCVDAGSFEQGLAVHAQVVSCSSFSEVSSFMPVLKSVLTIAHKLHI; from the exons ATGAAGCTGAAGGAACTTGAGCGGCCAGCTGTGCAAGTGTGGAGCCCAGCCAGCCAGTACCCTGTGTATCTGGCCACAG GAACAGCTGCCCAGCAGCTAGATGCCTCCTTTAGTACAGATGGCACATTGGAAATCTTTGAGGTTGATTTCAGGGACCCCTCTCTGGACTTGAAACGCAAGGGAgtcctttctgcctccagcag GTTTCACAAGCTGATCTGGGGGACCTTTGACAATGGGCTTCTGGAAGGCTCCGGGGTTATTGCAGGCGGCGGGGACAATGGCATGCTTACTGTATACAATGTGACCCACATCCTGTCTTCGGGAAAGGAGCCTGTGATTGCCCAGAGACAGAAGCACACGGGGGCTGTCAGAGCCCTTGACTTTAATCCTTTCCAG GGCAACCTCCTGGCCTCAGGAGCTGGTGATTCTGAAATCTTCATTTGGGATTTGAATAACCTGAGTGTGCCAATGACCCCAGGATCTAAGTCACAG CCCCCAGAAGACATCAAGGCACTCTCTTGGAACCGTCAAGTTCAACACATTCTGTCTTCTGCTCACCCCAGCGGCAAGGCGGTTGTGTGGGATCTCAGGAAGAATGAACCTATCATCAAAGTCAGTGATCACAGCAACAGG ATGCACTGCTCAGGCCTGGCCTGGCACCCAGACACAGCCACTCAGTTGGTGCTATGTTCAGAAGATGATCGTCTTCCAGTAATTCAGCTGTGGGACTTGCGCTTTGCCTCCTCACCCCTGAAGGTGTTAGAGAGTCACAGCAG GGGGATCCTGTCAGTGTCATGGAGTCATGCTGATCCTGAGCTGCTGCTCAGTAGTGCCAAGGACAACCAGATCTTGTGCTGGAACCTGGGGAGCAGCGAG GTGGTATATAAGCTGCCCACACTGAGCAGCTGGTGCTTTGACTTACAGTGGTGCCCTCGGGACCCTTCGGTGTTCTCTGCTGCCTCTTTCGATGGCTGGATCAGTTTATACTCTGTGATGGGTAGGAGCTGGGAAGTCCAGCAGATGAGACAGGCTGACAAG ATCTCTTCTTCCTTCAGCAAAGGCCAGCCTCTCCCACCACTGCAGGTGCCAGAGCAAGTGGCCCAAGCATCATTGATACCTCCCCTGAAAAAACCCCCCAAATGGATGAGGAGGCCAGCAGGTGTTTTATTTGCT TTTGGGGGGAAGCTGGTTACCTTTGGCCTCCCCAGCAACCCTGTCCATCAGATACCACAGCCTTGCCTCCGCCTAGTCTTCATCAGTCAAGTCACCACAGAACCTGAATTCCTCATGCGATCAGCTGAGCTGCAGGAGGCCCTGGGATCAGGCAGTCTCCTGAATTACTGTCAGAACAAGATCCAGCAAGCATCACTGCAAAGCGAAAAGATGCTGTGGCAGTTCCTGAAG GTGACCTTAGAGAAGGACTCCAGAATGAAATTCCTAAAGCTATTAGGATACAGTAAAGATGAACTTCAGAAGAGG GTGGCCACATGGTTGAAGAGTGATTTGGGGCTGGGTGAGAGCCCTCAGCCCAAGGAAGATGACCTTAACAGTAACAGACAACAGGCCTTCTGCATCCAG ACCTCCAAACATACCACCGAGGAAGTCTCCGCCTCCTCAACTTTCTTTGGTGAGCTGGTCCCTCAGAACATGACTCCGTGGGAGATCCCCATCACAGAAG ACACAGATGGACTCCTGAGCCAGGCTCTCCTGCTTGGAGAACTGGGCCCTGCTGTGAAGCTGTGTCTGAAGGAAGAGCGCTTTGCTGATGCCATCATCCTGGCCCAGGCTGGGGGCGCAGATCTGCTGAAACAAACACAGGAGTGCTACTTGGCcaagaagaaaaccagaatcGCCCCG CTGCTAGCCTGTGTTATACAGAAGAATTGGAAAGATATGGTGTGTGCCTGTAGCCTGAAGAACTGGAGAGAGGCTTTGGCCCTGCTGCTGACCTACTCAGGGCCAGAGAAATTCCCCGAGCTCTGTG ACATGCTGGGAACTCGCATGGAGCAGGAGGGTGGCAGGGCACTAACCTCCGAAGCCAGACTCTGTTACGTGTGCTCAGGGAGTGTGGAGCGGCTGGTGGAGTGCTGGGCAAAATGCCACCGGACTTCATCCCCCATGGCTCTACAG GACCTGATGGAGAAGGTGATGGTCCTTAACAGGAGCTTGAGGCTACTGCAGGGTCCTGATGGGGTGAGCCCAGGCCCTGCCACGACCTACAGAATCACTCAGTATGCCAACCTGCTGGCAGCCCAGGGCAGCCTGGTCACTGCCATGAGCTACCTACCCAGTGACTGTGCTCAG CCACCAATTCAGCAGCTGAGAGATCGGCTTTTTCACGCCCAGGGTTCTGGTCTCTTGGGCCAGCAgtcaccccctttcccctctccccgGGTTGCTGTGGGAGCTACTCCTCACTCTCAAGAGGCATCATCTCCCAGACTGGGATTCCAGTCTTCTCACCAG GTTCCAACTGCATCTCTAAGGCCAAGGATTCTTACACCTCCATCATCACTTGTGATGCCCTTGACACCTTCCCATCCTAGCCCTTAtcagggctccagagtgcagaATACAAGTGACTACAGGCCATCTGGGTTCCAGGAAGCCCAGCCTTTGCCCCTGGTCCCTGGGGTAAGGCCTG CTTTATCTCAGCCACAGCTCTTAGGAGGGCAAAGAGCACAGGCTCCTAACCCCATGGGATTCCCTGGAACATGGCCTCTTCCTAGTCCACCCACGGCACCCCCAGACATGATGCAgcctggctctgcctccctgCCTGAGGCTCCTCAGTTGCGTCCTCTGCTTCCTGTGAGAGCACCAGGCTTCGGCCCTATGCGCTCCCAGCCTCTAGCTCCTCCTGTCAGCTTCTCTGTGGCACGCCCTCCAGGAGGGCCAGGTGCTCCATGTGCTAGTGACTTCCCAATGACTGGCATCTTGACTCCTCACCCAG GACCTCAAGATTCCTTGAAAAATGCTCCAGTGCCCCGGGGAAACCTCCAGAGGAAAAAG ttGCCAGAGACATTTATGCCCCCAGCACCAATTACTGCTCCAGTTATGTGCCTCGCCCCTGAGCCACGAGGGGTCCATTCCTCACAGCCCGCCGTCCCCAGTGTGAGTCACGCTCCCCCTGGAGCCCCAGGAGAACTCAGCCTGCAG CAACTTCAGCGGCCACCTGAGAAGATGGACAGGAAGGAGCTGCCCCCTGAACATCAGTTGTTGAAGATCAGCTTTCAGGCACTTCTACAGCGCTGCTCCCTGTCTGCCACTGACTTA AAGACAAAACGGAAGCTGGATGAAGCAGCCCAACGTCTAGAATGTCTATATGAGAAGCTCTGTGAGGGAACA CTCTCACCTCCTGTCCTGGCTGGGCTCCACGAGGTTGCCCGATGTGTGGACGCCGGAAGCTTTGAGCAGGGCCTTGCAGTGCATGCCCAGGTGGTGAGCTGCAGCAGCTTCAGCGAGGTCTCCAGCTTCATGCCTGTCCTGAAGTCTGTCCTCACCATTGCTCATAAGCTGCACATCTAA
- the SEC31B gene encoding protein transport protein Sec31B isoform X7 translates to MKLKELERPAVQVWSPASQYPVYLATGTAAQQLDASFSTDGTLEIFEVDFRDPSLDLKRKGVLSASSRFHKLIWGTFDNGLLEGSGVIAGGGDNGMLTVYNVTHILSSGKEPVIAQRQKHTGAVRALDFNPFQGNLLASGAGDSEIFIWDLNNLSVPMTPGSKSQQPPEDIKALSWNRQVQHILSSAHPSGKAVVWDLRKNEPIIKVSDHSNRMHCSGLAWHPDTATQLVLCSEDDRLPVIQLWDLRFASSPLKVLESHSRGILSVSWSHADPELLLSSAKDNQILCWNLGSSEVVYKLPTLSSWCFDLQWCPRDPSVFSAASFDGWISLYSVMGRSWEVQQMRQADKISSSFSKGQPLPPLQVPEQVAQASLIPPLKKPPKWMRRPAGVLFAFGGKLVTFGLPSNPVHQIPQPCLRLVFISQVTTEPEFLMRSAELQEALGSGSLLNYCQNKIQQASLQSEKMLWQFLKVTLEKDSRMKFLKLLGYSKDELQKRVATWLKSDLGLGESPQPKEDDLNSNRQQAFCIQTSKHTTEEVSASSTFFGELVPQNMTPWEIPITEDTDGLLSQALLLGELGPAVKLCLKEERFADAIILAQAGGADLLKQTQECYLAKKKTRIAPLLACVIQKNWKDMVCACSLKNWREALALLLTYSGPEKFPELCDMLGTRMEQEGGRALTSEARLCYVCSGSVERLVECWAKCHRTSSPMALQDLMEKVMVLNRSLRLLQGPDGVSPGPATTYRITQYANLLAAQGSLVTAMSYLPSDCAQPPIQQLRDRLFHAQGSGLLGQQSPPFPSPRVAVGATPHSQEASSPRLGFQSSHQVPTASLRPRILTPPSSLVMPLTPSHPSPYQGSRVQNTSDYRPSGFQEAQPLPLVPGVRPALSQPQLLGGQRAQAPNPMGFPGTWPLPSPPTAPPDMMQPGSASLPEAPQLRPLLPVRAPGFGPMRSQPLAPPVSFSVARPPGGPGAPCASDFPMTGILTPHPGPQDSLKNAPVPRGNLQRKKLPETFMPPAPITAPVMCLAPEPRGVHSSQPAVPSVSHAPPGAPGELSLQQLQRPPEKMDRKELPPEHQLLKISFQALLQRCSLSATDLKTKRKLDEAAQRLECLYEKLCEGTSADCLYGSQHKYFSSRNAG, encoded by the exons ATGAAGCTGAAGGAACTTGAGCGGCCAGCTGTGCAAGTGTGGAGCCCAGCCAGCCAGTACCCTGTGTATCTGGCCACAG GAACAGCTGCCCAGCAGCTAGATGCCTCCTTTAGTACAGATGGCACATTGGAAATCTTTGAGGTTGATTTCAGGGACCCCTCTCTGGACTTGAAACGCAAGGGAgtcctttctgcctccagcag GTTTCACAAGCTGATCTGGGGGACCTTTGACAATGGGCTTCTGGAAGGCTCCGGGGTTATTGCAGGCGGCGGGGACAATGGCATGCTTACTGTATACAATGTGACCCACATCCTGTCTTCGGGAAAGGAGCCTGTGATTGCCCAGAGACAGAAGCACACGGGGGCTGTCAGAGCCCTTGACTTTAATCCTTTCCAG GGCAACCTCCTGGCCTCAGGAGCTGGTGATTCTGAAATCTTCATTTGGGATTTGAATAACCTGAGTGTGCCAATGACCCCAGGATCTAAGTCACAG CAGCCCCCAGAAGACATCAAGGCACTCTCTTGGAACCGTCAAGTTCAACACATTCTGTCTTCTGCTCACCCCAGCGGCAAGGCGGTTGTGTGGGATCTCAGGAAGAATGAACCTATCATCAAAGTCAGTGATCACAGCAACAGG ATGCACTGCTCAGGCCTGGCCTGGCACCCAGACACAGCCACTCAGTTGGTGCTATGTTCAGAAGATGATCGTCTTCCAGTAATTCAGCTGTGGGACTTGCGCTTTGCCTCCTCACCCCTGAAGGTGTTAGAGAGTCACAGCAG GGGGATCCTGTCAGTGTCATGGAGTCATGCTGATCCTGAGCTGCTGCTCAGTAGTGCCAAGGACAACCAGATCTTGTGCTGGAACCTGGGGAGCAGCGAG GTGGTATATAAGCTGCCCACACTGAGCAGCTGGTGCTTTGACTTACAGTGGTGCCCTCGGGACCCTTCGGTGTTCTCTGCTGCCTCTTTCGATGGCTGGATCAGTTTATACTCTGTGATGGGTAGGAGCTGGGAAGTCCAGCAGATGAGACAGGCTGACAAG ATCTCTTCTTCCTTCAGCAAAGGCCAGCCTCTCCCACCACTGCAGGTGCCAGAGCAAGTGGCCCAAGCATCATTGATACCTCCCCTGAAAAAACCCCCCAAATGGATGAGGAGGCCAGCAGGTGTTTTATTTGCT TTTGGGGGGAAGCTGGTTACCTTTGGCCTCCCCAGCAACCCTGTCCATCAGATACCACAGCCTTGCCTCCGCCTAGTCTTCATCAGTCAAGTCACCACAGAACCTGAATTCCTCATGCGATCAGCTGAGCTGCAGGAGGCCCTGGGATCAGGCAGTCTCCTGAATTACTGTCAGAACAAGATCCAGCAAGCATCACTGCAAAGCGAAAAGATGCTGTGGCAGTTCCTGAAG GTGACCTTAGAGAAGGACTCCAGAATGAAATTCCTAAAGCTATTAGGATACAGTAAAGATGAACTTCAGAAGAGG GTGGCCACATGGTTGAAGAGTGATTTGGGGCTGGGTGAGAGCCCTCAGCCCAAGGAAGATGACCTTAACAGTAACAGACAACAGGCCTTCTGCATCCAG ACCTCCAAACATACCACCGAGGAAGTCTCCGCCTCCTCAACTTTCTTTGGTGAGCTGGTCCCTCAGAACATGACTCCGTGGGAGATCCCCATCACAGAAG ACACAGATGGACTCCTGAGCCAGGCTCTCCTGCTTGGAGAACTGGGCCCTGCTGTGAAGCTGTGTCTGAAGGAAGAGCGCTTTGCTGATGCCATCATCCTGGCCCAGGCTGGGGGCGCAGATCTGCTGAAACAAACACAGGAGTGCTACTTGGCcaagaagaaaaccagaatcGCCCCG CTGCTAGCCTGTGTTATACAGAAGAATTGGAAAGATATGGTGTGTGCCTGTAGCCTGAAGAACTGGAGAGAGGCTTTGGCCCTGCTGCTGACCTACTCAGGGCCAGAGAAATTCCCCGAGCTCTGTG ACATGCTGGGAACTCGCATGGAGCAGGAGGGTGGCAGGGCACTAACCTCCGAAGCCAGACTCTGTTACGTGTGCTCAGGGAGTGTGGAGCGGCTGGTGGAGTGCTGGGCAAAATGCCACCGGACTTCATCCCCCATGGCTCTACAG GACCTGATGGAGAAGGTGATGGTCCTTAACAGGAGCTTGAGGCTACTGCAGGGTCCTGATGGGGTGAGCCCAGGCCCTGCCACGACCTACAGAATCACTCAGTATGCCAACCTGCTGGCAGCCCAGGGCAGCCTGGTCACTGCCATGAGCTACCTACCCAGTGACTGTGCTCAG CCACCAATTCAGCAGCTGAGAGATCGGCTTTTTCACGCCCAGGGTTCTGGTCTCTTGGGCCAGCAgtcaccccctttcccctctccccgGGTTGCTGTGGGAGCTACTCCTCACTCTCAAGAGGCATCATCTCCCAGACTGGGATTCCAGTCTTCTCACCAG GTTCCAACTGCATCTCTAAGGCCAAGGATTCTTACACCTCCATCATCACTTGTGATGCCCTTGACACCTTCCCATCCTAGCCCTTAtcagggctccagagtgcagaATACAAGTGACTACAGGCCATCTGGGTTCCAGGAAGCCCAGCCTTTGCCCCTGGTCCCTGGGGTAAGGCCTG CTTTATCTCAGCCACAGCTCTTAGGAGGGCAAAGAGCACAGGCTCCTAACCCCATGGGATTCCCTGGAACATGGCCTCTTCCTAGTCCACCCACGGCACCCCCAGACATGATGCAgcctggctctgcctccctgCCTGAGGCTCCTCAGTTGCGTCCTCTGCTTCCTGTGAGAGCACCAGGCTTCGGCCCTATGCGCTCCCAGCCTCTAGCTCCTCCTGTCAGCTTCTCTGTGGCACGCCCTCCAGGAGGGCCAGGTGCTCCATGTGCTAGTGACTTCCCAATGACTGGCATCTTGACTCCTCACCCAG GACCTCAAGATTCCTTGAAAAATGCTCCAGTGCCCCGGGGAAACCTCCAGAGGAAAAAG ttGCCAGAGACATTTATGCCCCCAGCACCAATTACTGCTCCAGTTATGTGCCTCGCCCCTGAGCCACGAGGGGTCCATTCCTCACAGCCCGCCGTCCCCAGTGTGAGTCACGCTCCCCCTGGAGCCCCAGGAGAACTCAGCCTGCAG CAACTTCAGCGGCCACCTGAGAAGATGGACAGGAAGGAGCTGCCCCCTGAACATCAGTTGTTGAAGATCAGCTTTCAGGCACTTCTACAGCGCTGCTCCCTGTCTGCCACTGACTTA AAGACAAAACGGAAGCTGGATGAAGCAGCCCAACGTCTAGAATGTCTATATGAGAAGCTCTGTGAGGGAACA
- the SEC31B gene encoding protein transport protein Sec31B isoform X6: MLVLCSAIMKHHLIPCLSLQEFWGYNQKKWFHKLIWGTFDNGLLEGSGVIAGGGDNGMLTVYNVTHILSSGKEPVIAQRQKHTGAVRALDFNPFQGNLLASGAGDSEIFIWDLNNLSVPMTPGSKSQQPPEDIKALSWNRQVQHILSSAHPSGKAVVWDLRKNEPIIKVSDHSNRMHCSGLAWHPDTATQLVLCSEDDRLPVIQLWDLRFASSPLKVLESHSRGILSVSWSHADPELLLSSAKDNQILCWNLGSSEVVYKLPTLSSWCFDLQWCPRDPSVFSAASFDGWISLYSVMGRSWEVQQMRQADKISSSFSKGQPLPPLQVPEQVAQASLIPPLKKPPKWMRRPAGVLFAFGGKLVTFGLPSNPVHQIPQPCLRLVFISQVTTEPEFLMRSAELQEALGSGSLLNYCQNKIQQASLQSEKMLWQFLKVTLEKDSRMKFLKLLGYSKDELQKRVATWLKSDLGLGESPQPKEDDLNSNRQQAFCIQTSKHTTEEVSASSTFFGELVPQNMTPWEIPITEDTDGLLSQALLLGELGPAVKLCLKEERFADAIILAQAGGADLLKQTQECYLAKKKTRIAPLLACVIQKNWKDMVCACSLKNWREALALLLTYSGPEKFPELCDMLGTRMEQEGGRALTSEARLCYVCSGSVERLVECWAKCHRTSSPMALQDLMEKVMVLNRSLRLLQGPDGVSPGPATTYRITQYANLLAAQGSLVTAMSYLPSDCAQPPIQQLRDRLFHAQGSGLLGQQSPPFPSPRVAVGATPHSQEASSPRLGFQSSHQVPTASLRPRILTPPSSLVMPLTPSHPSPYQGSRVQNTSDYRPSGFQEAQPLPLVPGVRPALSQPQLLGGQRAQAPNPMGFPGTWPLPSPPTAPPDMMQPGSASLPEAPQLRPLLPVRAPGFGPMRSQPLAPPVSFSVARPPGGPGAPCASDFPMTGILTPHPGPQDSLKNAPVPRGNLQRKKLPETFMPPAPITAPVMCLAPEPRGVHSSQPAVPSVSHAPPGAPGELSLQQLQRPPEKMDRKELPPEHQLLKISFQALLQRCSLSATDLKTKRKLDEAAQRLECLYEKLCEGTLSPPVLAGLHEVARCVDAGSFEQGLAVHAQVVSCSSFSEVSSFMPVLKSVLTIAHKLHI, translated from the exons ATGTTGGTACTGTGTTCAGCAATCATGAAGCATCATCTCATACCCTGCTTGAGTCTGCAGGAATTTTGGGGCTATAACCAGAAGAAATG GTTTCACAAGCTGATCTGGGGGACCTTTGACAATGGGCTTCTGGAAGGCTCCGGGGTTATTGCAGGCGGCGGGGACAATGGCATGCTTACTGTATACAATGTGACCCACATCCTGTCTTCGGGAAAGGAGCCTGTGATTGCCCAGAGACAGAAGCACACGGGGGCTGTCAGAGCCCTTGACTTTAATCCTTTCCAG GGCAACCTCCTGGCCTCAGGAGCTGGTGATTCTGAAATCTTCATTTGGGATTTGAATAACCTGAGTGTGCCAATGACCCCAGGATCTAAGTCACAG CAGCCCCCAGAAGACATCAAGGCACTCTCTTGGAACCGTCAAGTTCAACACATTCTGTCTTCTGCTCACCCCAGCGGCAAGGCGGTTGTGTGGGATCTCAGGAAGAATGAACCTATCATCAAAGTCAGTGATCACAGCAACAGG ATGCACTGCTCAGGCCTGGCCTGGCACCCAGACACAGCCACTCAGTTGGTGCTATGTTCAGAAGATGATCGTCTTCCAGTAATTCAGCTGTGGGACTTGCGCTTTGCCTCCTCACCCCTGAAGGTGTTAGAGAGTCACAGCAG GGGGATCCTGTCAGTGTCATGGAGTCATGCTGATCCTGAGCTGCTGCTCAGTAGTGCCAAGGACAACCAGATCTTGTGCTGGAACCTGGGGAGCAGCGAG GTGGTATATAAGCTGCCCACACTGAGCAGCTGGTGCTTTGACTTACAGTGGTGCCCTCGGGACCCTTCGGTGTTCTCTGCTGCCTCTTTCGATGGCTGGATCAGTTTATACTCTGTGATGGGTAGGAGCTGGGAAGTCCAGCAGATGAGACAGGCTGACAAG ATCTCTTCTTCCTTCAGCAAAGGCCAGCCTCTCCCACCACTGCAGGTGCCAGAGCAAGTGGCCCAAGCATCATTGATACCTCCCCTGAAAAAACCCCCCAAATGGATGAGGAGGCCAGCAGGTGTTTTATTTGCT TTTGGGGGGAAGCTGGTTACCTTTGGCCTCCCCAGCAACCCTGTCCATCAGATACCACAGCCTTGCCTCCGCCTAGTCTTCATCAGTCAAGTCACCACAGAACCTGAATTCCTCATGCGATCAGCTGAGCTGCAGGAGGCCCTGGGATCAGGCAGTCTCCTGAATTACTGTCAGAACAAGATCCAGCAAGCATCACTGCAAAGCGAAAAGATGCTGTGGCAGTTCCTGAAG GTGACCTTAGAGAAGGACTCCAGAATGAAATTCCTAAAGCTATTAGGATACAGTAAAGATGAACTTCAGAAGAGG GTGGCCACATGGTTGAAGAGTGATTTGGGGCTGGGTGAGAGCCCTCAGCCCAAGGAAGATGACCTTAACAGTAACAGACAACAGGCCTTCTGCATCCAG ACCTCCAAACATACCACCGAGGAAGTCTCCGCCTCCTCAACTTTCTTTGGTGAGCTGGTCCCTCAGAACATGACTCCGTGGGAGATCCCCATCACAGAAG ACACAGATGGACTCCTGAGCCAGGCTCTCCTGCTTGGAGAACTGGGCCCTGCTGTGAAGCTGTGTCTGAAGGAAGAGCGCTTTGCTGATGCCATCATCCTGGCCCAGGCTGGGGGCGCAGATCTGCTGAAACAAACACAGGAGTGCTACTTGGCcaagaagaaaaccagaatcGCCCCG CTGCTAGCCTGTGTTATACAGAAGAATTGGAAAGATATGGTGTGTGCCTGTAGCCTGAAGAACTGGAGAGAGGCTTTGGCCCTGCTGCTGACCTACTCAGGGCCAGAGAAATTCCCCGAGCTCTGTG ACATGCTGGGAACTCGCATGGAGCAGGAGGGTGGCAGGGCACTAACCTCCGAAGCCAGACTCTGTTACGTGTGCTCAGGGAGTGTGGAGCGGCTGGTGGAGTGCTGGGCAAAATGCCACCGGACTTCATCCCCCATGGCTCTACAG GACCTGATGGAGAAGGTGATGGTCCTTAACAGGAGCTTGAGGCTACTGCAGGGTCCTGATGGGGTGAGCCCAGGCCCTGCCACGACCTACAGAATCACTCAGTATGCCAACCTGCTGGCAGCCCAGGGCAGCCTGGTCACTGCCATGAGCTACCTACCCAGTGACTGTGCTCAG CCACCAATTCAGCAGCTGAGAGATCGGCTTTTTCACGCCCAGGGTTCTGGTCTCTTGGGCCAGCAgtcaccccctttcccctctccccgGGTTGCTGTGGGAGCTACTCCTCACTCTCAAGAGGCATCATCTCCCAGACTGGGATTCCAGTCTTCTCACCAG GTTCCAACTGCATCTCTAAGGCCAAGGATTCTTACACCTCCATCATCACTTGTGATGCCCTTGACACCTTCCCATCCTAGCCCTTAtcagggctccagagtgcagaATACAAGTGACTACAGGCCATCTGGGTTCCAGGAAGCCCAGCCTTTGCCCCTGGTCCCTGGGGTAAGGCCTG CTTTATCTCAGCCACAGCTCTTAGGAGGGCAAAGAGCACAGGCTCCTAACCCCATGGGATTCCCTGGAACATGGCCTCTTCCTAGTCCACCCACGGCACCCCCAGACATGATGCAgcctggctctgcctccctgCCTGAGGCTCCTCAGTTGCGTCCTCTGCTTCCTGTGAGAGCACCAGGCTTCGGCCCTATGCGCTCCCAGCCTCTAGCTCCTCCTGTCAGCTTCTCTGTGGCACGCCCTCCAGGAGGGCCAGGTGCTCCATGTGCTAGTGACTTCCCAATGACTGGCATCTTGACTCCTCACCCAG GACCTCAAGATTCCTTGAAAAATGCTCCAGTGCCCCGGGGAAACCTCCAGAGGAAAAAG ttGCCAGAGACATTTATGCCCCCAGCACCAATTACTGCTCCAGTTATGTGCCTCGCCCCTGAGCCACGAGGGGTCCATTCCTCACAGCCCGCCGTCCCCAGTGTGAGTCACGCTCCCCCTGGAGCCCCAGGAGAACTCAGCCTGCAG CAACTTCAGCGGCCACCTGAGAAGATGGACAGGAAGGAGCTGCCCCCTGAACATCAGTTGTTGAAGATCAGCTTTCAGGCACTTCTACAGCGCTGCTCCCTGTCTGCCACTGACTTA AAGACAAAACGGAAGCTGGATGAAGCAGCCCAACGTCTAGAATGTCTATATGAGAAGCTCTGTGAGGGAACA CTCTCACCTCCTGTCCTGGCTGGGCTCCACGAGGTTGCCCGATGTGTGGACGCCGGAAGCTTTGAGCAGGGCCTTGCAGTGCATGCCCAGGTGGTGAGCTGCAGCAGCTTCAGCGAGGTCTCCAGCTTCATGCCTGTCCTGAAGTCTGTCCTCACCATTGCTCATAAGCTGCACATCTAA